A window of Lycium ferocissimum isolate CSIRO_LF1 unplaced genomic scaffold, AGI_CSIRO_Lferr_CH_V1 ctg29974, whole genome shotgun sequence genomic DNA:
AGGGGTCAACTATCTCAGTTCAAATTATATAATATTGAGAAGCAAGCAAACTCAGGGCCCTCTAAGGTATGGAGCTTTTCCTTACTTCAATTCATATGAGAAGTAAATTATGTTTGACACGAACATCTGCAGTaaatttacaaatttttttgttttgttttgcacCCATCTTCCTTTTAGGATAATGAAATTAGAAAAGGTAGTAAATAGTCACTGAATCATGGGAGTTGATGCAAATAGTCATGAACTAACACGGTTAGTCGGATTTGATCTTATTTTGCTAACTTTAAAAACTTATCAATTTGGTATAagatctatttttttatacaaacagcagacaaactcataaaccttcaTGAGTTTGTGAGACCGCTCGGTTTTTTAAAATGACATCAtcggtttttaattttttttttttttttaacaaaactgATCTCTTTGAATTCGGTTTTAGTCGATTTTAGCAATATGATCCCGATTCTGCTACTTAAACTAGAGAGATCTTGAGGAAAAAAGTTGAGATTAGATAacgaacttgaggaaaaaagcGGAGAGAGAAATATGGTCGAAAAatggtttaacgattaatctcTTGATGGTTTTGAGTTTGTCTgttgtttgtataaaaaaatagtggagaccaaatttgataagtttttgaatagttaaaggactaaatcCGGTAAGTGTATAGTTCGAGGGGCCCAATTTTAGGCCTACTCCATAGTTCGAGGGGTATTTATGGTCTTTTCTCATGAAATTCCTATACTATCATTTAGCAACTCATAAAATTCTTTCCTCTACCCTTTGGTAATGGTGCACTTCATGGACGCAAAGAACAATGAAGAGTTAAACAAGCTCAAAAGCAGGCTATACCACGTCAAATCAAGTAAGTTTTGCCGTCGCCTACCTTCAGGTTTACATGTGAGTCCTTTTTATGGCATTCTTATGGAATCCATATCCTTCcgacttctttcttttccatttactcttttttttttcttttttttttttttgttttttccgtCAAGTTATTAGAAATAAAATATGAGATGTTCTATTTCTTCTGGGGCTAACAATTCGTATATTGAACCACATGTGCTGCTATGTTATGCTATAAATTTCTCGTTGATATATCTTGCTATACAAGTATGCTTAGACAGTATTTAATCTGATGTATATCAATGCAGAACAGCAGCTGATGAAACTGATAAGAATGCACAATCCATAAAGTGGTAGACATATGTTTACAACTtcttgaataaaagaaaaaactaaataccttttcaaaataaagacgCTAATGGGATAATGTTCTCGACAAAACTGCTTACGGATCTTAAGATAAAGGGATCAGGGAAAACCAAAGAAGTTGGGGCACCAATAATGCTAGCTGTTGCTAAAACAGCGTTTCCCCACTTTGTCATGTCAATCCTCTCTGTTTCAAGCAAGGCAACTTTCTCTGAACTGGGATAATTAGAGTTGTTCACAAATGTCGTAAAAACCTTGTTAAGGTCATCGTATAGCATATTGACATCTTCACTTCTCCTGCCGCAATGGATAACCAGTTTTTGATAATGCAGTTTGCATTATATTCAGGCTGAAAATACTGTGTTGTATGTGTGGAAGATTCCCAAACTCCTCCTCTCTAAAATTGAAGTAGGTGACAGGTTTGTAAATTGGATAAAGAACCCCATCGAGGAAAATACATCCCTCAGGCCTAACACAGAAGAAATTAGGCGGCATAATGATTTTTCTCCAAGAATTGATTCCTAGAGTTAGAATCCTACTCTTAATCCGCGGTATTCCCTTATTTCTTTTCACGAAAACATGGAGCAACTTGTATTTTTCCGTTACCATATCAAATCCCAGAAAGAATTCAGGGTATTTCTCGGGATTCACAGAGAATGGCAAAGCCTTTATCTCCCCCGTGGCGACATTGTACAAATAAGCTTGAGTATCTTTAAAGCTATACAAACAAACAAGGCCATTGCAATGATTTGAGCAGATACTCATCTCGTCATAGTTGAAATAATGATAAGGCCCTGTGAGTTCTAAAGAACATCCTTCTAATCGTCTTCGCTTTCTTGTAGGATACTTCTTGTAATGAGGACGAAACTTCCAGAAATGAGGTTCTACTTCTAGTTCAAACAAAAGGCGGGCTTGAGAACGAGCTTTGTGCAATTTTGCAAAGTTGGGATGTCCTATCAAGGTGTTCCAGGCTTTAGAAATACACTTGAATCGCATGAGAGACTTGGCAGGAAGCCTTGTTAGGATCTCCAATACTATGTCTTCAGAACAATGCTTCTCCATAATTATGTCTTCGGAATAATGCTTCTCCATTATTGTGCAGAAGGAGAAAggtgaaataaaataaaccttTGTACGTTAATTTTGCCACAAGTTATATAGCATACGTTTTCAGTATTTGGGTTGGGTTCTCATGAGGGATTTAGGGCAAGTTCTCCATACTTGTACTTTAACTTTTATAgctaaaatttaagaaaagaatATTAAAGACAATAGAATCCTAATTGTATTCTAATCAAATTAATTATTTCCTTTTGTGACGTAGAATTTATTCCCTTTTTACATAATCTATACCATATTAAAAGCTCGAAAAGTCTTAAAAATGTTAATTGAATTTTTTGGCCTTCGTTAAAAGGCTCAATTATAGACAGAATTGTCATTTACTATTAGCTCAACAATAGACAGaattgtcatttactatttttctcaaattattatttacttATATTCCTACTATTATCCACTTTGACGTTTTATTTAAAGAATTTCGATCAAtcaacaaaagggaaaaaaaaagattcgtATAAATTTTATTACTTTTGATCCACATAAGGATTCTCATTCCTACAATTTTGTTTAAAACTTTGTTACCAAGAGAGTAATAAgccataaataatatttaattattcaaaTGAATATTAGCATAAAAGATTCTGCTTGCATCGATTAAACATTTATTTACTCAAAGTATATGGGGTTTGCGCGGGGGCGCGCCCAGGGAGGGGGGGGTTGCTGGCTGCGGGAAGAGTTCTACTgctaaaaggaaaggaaaggacAGATTTTGCTACCTAAAAGGAATgtaaattgatcaaattttttcTTGCCGTAGACTTAGAGGACCTCTTGACTTCTTCCACTACCTAAAATTTAGGATTTCAATTAATTTGTTCAAATCCTTTTCTTACTAGAATTAAATAGTACAATTAAAAAACCTCATATGTTGGAAATCGAAAGTGGGTAGAATATGTACTACGGACAAACAAAGAACTGAAGAATGACTATTACGGAGCAgttgatttttttaatctttttttcccGACTGGTTTAACTAATAAGGACTCtttaataaacaaaattatcatttactattttcttaATACTTGGTAATTCGAaattaatgatttttttgttattaAGTCTTTCCTTATTTCAACTAGGTAAGAAGATCTAATATTTTACACTCCTAACTCAATTACAATATTACCTTATACTAGTCTCTATAAACGTGATTTGCGCGTTATTCCCTGACAATCTCGCTCGTCGTAAAAATTATtaggtaataataataatgaactcacGTAATATACTCATACGATATTATCAATACATAGTAGCATATTATCAACACATAGTAGCAATAgttgttaataataataataatgaaaataataatgaactcacctaatatactcatataatattatcaacacatagtagtagagttgttaatataataataataataataatatatatatatacacttacaaacaacaactcaataattcacaaatcaagaatcaatcagagaatgtgccatgcaatgacatgaatagCAATTCAAATGGAGTGCCACGAATGCAATCGTcttgctatgtaaatgttatgaaATACGGTAGTCACCTCTCATGCTCCATTCTCGTACACACGTACTATGGCAATGCCTcgtagtcatgacccatggggggacaagacatgtaccactcgtgctctcgtGGCAGTAAAACTTCGGAGGCTATCAATTACTCTCGATCTCCTAAGAAAGAACTGGAGTCTCTCAATCATATTCAATCTCAAgccaaagacctcggagtctcgaTCACTCAATCTCCggaagacctc
This region includes:
- the LOC132043899 gene encoding F-box protein At2g15640-like, producing MEKHYSEDIIMEKHCSEDIVLEILTRLPAKSLMRFKCISKAWNTLIGHPNFAKLHKARSQARLLFELEVEPHFWKFRPHYKKYPTRKRRRLEGCSLELTGPYHYFNYDEMSICSNHCNGLVCLYSFKDTQAYLYNVATGEIKALPFSVNPEKYPEFFLGFDMVTEKYKLLHVFVKRNKGIPRIKSRILTLGINSWRKIIMPPNFFCVRPEGCIFLDGVLYPIYKPVTYFNFREEEFGNLPHIQHSIFSLNIMQTALSKTGYPLRQEK